The Bacteroides acidifaciens genome includes a region encoding these proteins:
- the lipB gene encoding lipoyl(octanoyl) transferase LipB, with the protein MKTVFVDWNLIPYAEAWQRQTEWFDSVVRAKAQGEAYENRIVMCEHPHVYTLGRSGKENNMLLSDQQLKAIDATLYHIDRGGDITYHGPGQLVCYPILNLEEFGLGLKEYVHLLEEAVICVCASYGIEAGRLEKATGVWLEGDTPRARKICAIGVRSSHYVTMHGLALNVNTDLRYFSYIHPCGFIDKGVTSLRQELKHDVPMDEVKQRLEEELRKLFRLPTAKCGA; encoded by the coding sequence ACAGTTTTTGTCGATTGGAATTTGATACCGTATGCCGAGGCATGGCAACGGCAGACGGAATGGTTTGACAGCGTTGTCCGGGCAAAAGCTCAGGGCGAAGCCTATGAGAACCGTATTGTTATGTGCGAGCATCCCCACGTCTATACTTTGGGACGTAGCGGGAAAGAAAATAATATGTTGCTGAGTGACCAACAGTTGAAAGCGATTGATGCGACTCTTTATCATATTGACAGAGGGGGAGACATCACTTATCACGGTCCCGGACAGTTAGTATGCTATCCGATATTGAATTTGGAAGAGTTCGGGCTGGGACTGAAAGAATACGTTCATCTGCTGGAAGAAGCAGTGATATGCGTGTGCGCATCTTATGGCATTGAAGCCGGAAGGTTGGAGAAAGCAACAGGTGTCTGGCTGGAAGGCGATACTCCCCGTGCCCGTAAGATTTGTGCGATAGGAGTGAGGAGCAGCCATTACGTCACTATGCACGGACTGGCTTTGAATGTGAATACGGATTTACGATATTTCAGCTATATTCATCCTTGTGGATTTATAGATAAAGGCGTCACTTCTCTTCGTCAGGAGTTGAAGCACGATGTGCCCATGGACGAAGTGAAGCAACGCCTCGAAGAGGAGCTTAGAAAACTATTCCGACTCCCAACTGCCAAGTGCGGTGCATAA